The following coding sequences lie in one Myxococcus xanthus genomic window:
- a CDS encoding helicase-related protein has protein sequence MEDTTAAITAHQMVIVAGATGSGKTTQLPKVLLAMGRGRPRQIGVTQPQRIAATSVAGELGTDVGYQIRFEDRSSRRTAVKFMTDGVLLAQLHSDPLLSRYDTIVLDEAHERSLTIDFLLGWLKRILPRRPDLKVVVSSATIETERFSQFFGGAPVIQVEGRTFPVDVIYEPPPDEDELADSVADAVANVLSLDPDGDVLVFLPGEREIREAENALNARAPRGTVVQPRYARLSASEQSRVFATIPERRVILATNVAETSVTIPGIVYVVDTGVARLSRYDPRSGVTRLHIEPVSQASADQRKGRCGRVREGICVAHKRNGGPVEGREGAEGPRRAADGAARAMLPAGGQAA, from the coding sequence GTGGAGGACACCACCGCGGCCATCACCGCCCATCAGATGGTCATCGTCGCGGGGGCCACCGGCTCGGGGAAGACGACGCAGCTGCCGAAGGTCCTGCTCGCCATGGGGCGCGGCCGCCCGCGCCAGATTGGCGTCACCCAGCCCCAGCGTATCGCCGCGACGAGCGTGGCGGGCGAGCTGGGCACGGACGTCGGCTACCAGATTCGCTTCGAGGACCGCTCGTCCCGGCGCACGGCCGTGAAGTTCATGACCGACGGTGTCCTGCTCGCGCAGCTCCACAGCGACCCGCTCCTGAGCCGCTACGATACCATCGTGCTCGACGAGGCCCACGAGCGCAGCCTCACCATCGACTTCCTGCTCGGGTGGCTCAAGCGCATCCTCCCCAGGCGCCCCGACCTCAAGGTGGTGGTGAGCTCGGCCACCATCGAGACCGAGCGCTTCTCGCAGTTCTTCGGAGGGGCGCCGGTCATCCAGGTGGAGGGCCGCACCTTTCCGGTGGACGTGATCTACGAGCCGCCCCCCGACGAAGACGAGCTCGCCGACTCCGTCGCCGACGCGGTGGCGAACGTGCTCTCGCTCGACCCGGACGGGGACGTCCTCGTGTTCCTCCCAGGGGAGCGGGAGATTCGCGAGGCCGAGAACGCCCTGAACGCGCGCGCGCCGCGCGGCACGGTGGTGCAACCGCGGTATGCGCGCCTGTCGGCCTCCGAGCAGTCGCGGGTCTTCGCCACCATCCCCGAGCGCCGGGTCATCCTCGCCACCAACGTCGCGGAGACGTCGGTCACCATCCCGGGAATCGTGTACGTCGTGGACACGGGGGTGGCGCGCCTGTCGCGCTATGACCCGCGCTCGGGCGTCACGCGCCTGCACATCGAGCCGGTCTCCCAGGCCAGCGCCGACCAGCGCAAGGGGCGCTGTGGCCGCGTGCGCGAGGGAATCTGCGTGGCGCATAAGAGGAATGGGGGCCCTGTTGAGGGGAGGGAGGGTGCAGAGGGGCCGAGGAGGGCCGCTGACGGGGCCGCCCGAGCGATGCTCCCGGCCGGTGGACAGGCCGCTTGA
- a CDS encoding type II toxin-antitoxin system PemK/MazF family toxin: MTAKSETPTGAPPPRIDRGDVHWLAPDDSRGPAPEYAHPHVVVQDDVFNHSRITTVVVCALTSNLHRATEPGNVLLEPGEGDLPKQSVVVVSQVSSVEKARIGSLSEARVEQILAGLRFQQASFFRR, translated from the coding sequence ATGACAGCGAAATCAGAGACACCCACGGGCGCGCCGCCGCCACGAATCGACCGCGGCGACGTGCACTGGCTCGCGCCCGATGACTCGCGGGGCCCCGCGCCCGAATACGCACATCCCCATGTGGTGGTGCAGGACGACGTCTTCAACCACTCGCGCATCACCACGGTGGTGGTGTGCGCGCTCACCTCGAACCTGCACCGCGCCACGGAGCCCGGCAACGTCCTGCTGGAGCCGGGCGAGGGCGACCTGCCCAAGCAGAGCGTCGTGGTGGTGTCGCAGGTCTCCTCGGTGGAGAAGGCGCGCATCGGCTCGCTGTCCGAGGCGAGGGTGGAGCAGATCCTGGCCGGCCTGCGCTTCCAGCAGGCGTCGTTCTTCCGGCGCTAG
- a CDS encoding DUF11 domain-containing protein, producing the protein MDPESLFATGASLDSDGDGVANADDNCIVTANPGQADLNGNGFGDACEPASAATDLSATTSASPSTAQVGSNLTLTLTVTNGGTSPEGQVFLSQVLPDGVTFVSVTSSQGSCQRNGSAVGCDLGALGASASLTVTVVLQPLRIGSITTSVEATGSLVDINDANNTADLSITVIPWVLRSKRVHPWRATVGPPRWTSVQVRCPPGAPIPPSQRGHR; encoded by the coding sequence ATGGACCCAGAATCACTCTTTGCCACGGGTGCATCGCTGGACTCCGACGGCGATGGTGTCGCCAATGCGGACGACAACTGTATCGTGACCGCGAACCCGGGACAGGCGGACCTCAATGGCAATGGATTCGGGGATGCCTGCGAGCCTGCCTCCGCCGCGACCGACTTGTCAGCGACGACTTCCGCCTCGCCATCGACGGCACAAGTGGGCTCCAACCTCACGCTGACGCTCACCGTGACAAATGGCGGAACCAGTCCCGAAGGTCAGGTCTTCCTCTCACAGGTCCTGCCCGACGGCGTGACCTTCGTCTCTGTGACGTCCTCGCAGGGAAGCTGCCAACGCAACGGTTCGGCGGTAGGCTGTGATCTGGGGGCATTGGGCGCGAGCGCCAGCTTGACCGTGACGGTGGTCTTGCAGCCGCTGCGCATTGGGAGCATCACCACCTCCGTGGAGGCCACCGGGTCGCTGGTGGACATCAATGATGCGAACAACACCGCGGACCTGAGCATCACCGTCATCCCCTGGGTGCTCCGAAGTAAACGGGTCCATCCGTGGCGAGCGACGGTGGGCCCTCCCCGGTGGACATCGGTCCAAGTCCGATGTCCACCGGGGGCTCCTATTCCCCCGAGTCAGCGAGGCCATCGGTGA
- a CDS encoding TolB family protein yields the protein MLLLLAGGCRSPSLLTDGRTHEALPGQEASPARRMGGGPWLLQVRKQDLWVRTPAGDSEYALTRTGRVVATRPYGNGLGWSGGAISPDGRQVAYVERPEAQEHESPGRWALLWIVNSDGSGRRMLLDLREHALTPGPFRAGPILWSSDGARIAFSLESFARTGPESRPCPLAEVHTVEVGSGKVERLFESPTHGMLTPRGWSAQGTVSFSLLSCEATAEVGKDGRFFEFEPGRGIRDTHARGAVSSDGVHTLLLPSTPEAGVPTALLDGRKVDAPSEVDTRLLRHVAWMQHQPVAYLTTYSGQPRSCAFDRVPAPALFQANFDASRPGIEPRTGLGGLMVLAFSPDDAHVLAATVLLRSQASEVCWPDTFDSLLVMERVQMENSPTLTALSASSIRLDVPASQMGPELQGFVGWVR from the coding sequence TTGCTCCTGCTCCTCGCCGGAGGATGCCGGAGCCCATCCCTGCTCACCGACGGGCGAACCCATGAAGCCCTCCCCGGACAGGAAGCCTCGCCCGCCAGGCGCATGGGCGGAGGGCCCTGGCTGCTTCAGGTCCGCAAACAGGACTTGTGGGTCCGCACCCCTGCTGGGGACAGCGAGTACGCACTGACACGGACCGGGCGGGTGGTGGCCACCCGCCCCTACGGAAACGGGCTGGGATGGAGCGGCGGCGCCATCTCTCCCGATGGGCGCCAGGTGGCCTATGTCGAACGCCCGGAAGCGCAGGAGCACGAATCCCCGGGCCGATGGGCCCTCCTGTGGATCGTCAATTCGGATGGCTCGGGTCGACGCATGCTGCTGGACCTTCGCGAGCACGCGCTGACTCCGGGGCCGTTCCGCGCGGGCCCCATCCTCTGGTCCTCGGATGGCGCCCGGATCGCATTCTCCCTGGAGTCCTTCGCGCGAACTGGTCCGGAGTCGCGGCCCTGCCCGCTCGCGGAGGTCCACACGGTGGAGGTGGGTTCGGGCAAGGTGGAGCGGCTCTTCGAGAGTCCAACGCACGGGATGCTCACCCCCCGAGGGTGGAGCGCACAGGGGACCGTCTCCTTCTCGCTGCTCTCCTGTGAGGCAACCGCCGAGGTCGGGAAGGACGGCCGCTTCTTCGAATTCGAGCCAGGAAGAGGCATACGAGACACGCACGCGCGCGGTGCGGTTTCCTCCGACGGGGTGCATACGCTCCTGCTGCCATCGACACCGGAAGCCGGGGTTCCCACCGCCTTGCTGGATGGAAGGAAGGTGGATGCCCCTTCCGAGGTCGACACCCGACTCCTGCGCCACGTGGCCTGGATGCAGCACCAACCCGTGGCCTATCTCACGACCTACTCAGGACAGCCACGCTCCTGCGCCTTCGACCGTGTGCCCGCGCCAGCGCTCTTCCAGGCGAACTTCGACGCGTCGCGACCGGGCATCGAGCCGAGAACGGGACTGGGTGGACTCATGGTCCTCGCGTTCTCACCCGACGACGCACACGTCCTCGCCGCGACGGTCCTGCTGCGCTCCCAGGCAAGCGAGGTGTGTTGGCCGGACACCTTCGATTCGCTCCTGGTGATGGAACGCGTCCAGATGGAGAACAGCCCCACCCTGACCGCGCTCTCCGCTTCCAGCATCCGGCTCGACGTGCCGGCATCGCAGATGGGACCAGAGCTTCAGGGCTTCGTGGGCTGGGTGCGGTAG
- a CDS encoding NmrA family NAD(P)-binding protein: MSRHQTVLVTAATGRQGGATARALLAEGSTSVRVLVRNPEVPNARALAAGAEVVVGDLDDLASLRAACAGA; encoded by the coding sequence ATGAGTCGTCACCAGACTGTCCTCGTCACCGCCGCCACGGGGCGACAGGGCGGAGCCACGGCCCGAGCGCTGCTGGCGGAAGGCAGCACCTCCGTGCGCGTCCTGGTCCGCAATCCGGAGGTGCCCAACGCCCGGGCCCTGGCGGCGGGGGCCGAGGTCGTGGTGGGCGACCTCGATGACCTCGCGTCCTTGCGCGCCGCCTGCGCGGGGGCTTGA
- a CDS encoding RNA polymerase sigma factor, which produces MPPPPQALPAPEGAEPLDFERVHAQHAAFVWRTLRRMGVREADLEDVCQEAFLVVHRRLPEFDPRAPVAAWLFGICMRLASDHRKRAHVRRETPVAETPDEARPPEQLESVARTQARARLDRILDALDEDKRAVFVLFEIEQWAMADVAQAVGCPVQTAYARLYAARKQVQEAVARLQGGER; this is translated from the coding sequence ATGCCCCCCCCTCCCCAAGCCCTGCCCGCTCCCGAAGGGGCGGAACCGCTCGACTTCGAGCGGGTGCATGCCCAGCACGCGGCCTTCGTGTGGCGCACGCTGCGGCGCATGGGCGTGAGGGAGGCGGACCTGGAGGACGTCTGCCAGGAGGCCTTCCTGGTGGTCCATCGCCGTCTCCCCGAGTTCGACCCGCGCGCGCCCGTGGCCGCGTGGCTCTTCGGCATCTGCATGCGATTGGCCTCGGACCATCGCAAGCGGGCCCACGTCCGGCGGGAGACCCCCGTCGCGGAGACTCCCGACGAGGCCCGTCCCCCCGAGCAGCTCGAGTCCGTGGCGCGCACGCAGGCGCGGGCCCGGTTGGACCGCATCCTGGATGCGCTCGACGAGGACAAGCGGGCGGTGTTCGTCCTCTTCGAAATCGAGCAGTGGGCCATGGCCGACGTGGCCCAGGCGGTGGGGTGCCCCGTGCAGACCGCCTACGCGCGGCTGTACGCTGCGCGCAAGCAGGTCCAGGAGGCCGTGGCCCGGTTGCAAGGAGGCGAGAGATGA
- a CDS encoding Coq4 family protein: protein MATALRRYFDESGFGEDGGYASDWVDFKLGPLPFPLPNTEARKRAVRFHDLHHVLTGYRTDLTGEFEISAWEIGAGCGDFHAAWVLNLSGMTGGLLTAPVRTWRAFVRGLDEQSTYGRDYEALLERNVEDLRAELGIGAGPHRAGLGAALRFAAAITAGAVVGSLMMLVLVSPITLALWSRGRRAKAQALAATP, encoded by the coding sequence ATGGCCACGGCGCTGCGACGCTACTTCGACGAGAGCGGCTTCGGAGAGGACGGCGGGTACGCGTCCGATTGGGTCGACTTCAAGCTCGGCCCCCTCCCCTTCCCGCTCCCCAACACCGAGGCTCGCAAGCGCGCGGTGCGCTTTCACGATCTGCACCACGTCCTCACCGGCTATCGCACCGACCTCACGGGCGAGTTCGAGATCTCCGCGTGGGAGATCGGCGCGGGCTGCGGCGACTTCCACGCGGCCTGGGTGCTCAACCTCTCGGGCATGACCGGGGGGCTGCTGACGGCCCCGGTGCGCACCTGGCGCGCGTTCGTCCGCGGGCTCGACGAGCAGTCCACCTACGGGCGCGACTACGAGGCGCTGCTCGAGCGCAACGTCGAGGACCTGCGCGCGGAGCTCGGGATCGGAGCGGGTCCCCACCGAGCGGGCCTCGGCGCCGCGCTTCGCTTCGCCGCAGCGATCACTGCGGGCGCGGTGGTCGGCTCGCTGATGATGCTGGTGCTCGTCTCTCCCATCACCCTGGCGCTCTGGTCGCGGGGCCGAAGGGCCAAGGCCCAGGCGCTGGCCGCCACGCCCTGA
- a CDS encoding cell wall anchor protein: MTPFRSLWIAAALLMAACGTPELTQPDDVQDATTAQGLSTLSVRGTTSASGLAITALSIPTPVGTAAGDVLVMQLSNREAVAAVATPPAGWTLLRSEQSASAIKSWLFLRVANAAEPSSHTFTLDLASSMAATLVAVSGADPLQPIDVHVGQKNGNSASLALPVATTSSANGLAVWFSAQVWGGAACPAVHTPPAGFTEQLDTCLVSSSRGVLHSAATSELGAAGAQPAFTGSSTLPNTNITHAVVLRSLQPPATEEITLVGTTHASGKTVTSLTLSTPTGVAAGNVLLAHLANRNQIGAEITPPAGWTLVRTDMSTWSIRGWVFVRVATASEPASHTFQSSIASYLVGNLVAYAGVDPANPIDTHAGKSNSGSTAFTTPQLSTSTAGGAAVWFGAQAWTGAACPTPAIEPPVGFAETYDTCLVSSSQGLVFNAAFRPLAGAGLQGPFNGSSTFAETNVAQVVALRRAEVAPSSGVALRGSSHHSGLSIASLSIPKPSGTEANDALIARVTVRNNISATVTPPAGWTFLRSEQSAWAIRTWIFYRVAGASEPASYAFELDATTHMAGSVEAFSGVDPVQPIDVHAGQKNGDSASFTVPDVVTGSAGGLAVWYGSQVWPDATCPATGIEPPLGFTEAFDACLGHTNGLLFNAAYRSLTAPGLQAGLSGSSAFVQTNTAHVIVLRAANAPTCMVGDTYASTFTLQGTVTAPEIVEPSGLAASRVVGNALYVHNEDTTAIVAIDTLNASTIGTFNVTNVTPADWEDLATGPCPSGSCIFIGDIGKWSANFPPGGSPTSFTIYRVPEPDLANGQTSGGLVAEAFPFVYPDGAKDAESLMVHPTTGDIYVVTKNGGTGQSGVYKFPQPLTPGVQATLIHVHTIQLPLNGDANFSAATAAAIHPCADRFLLRTYRTVYEFRATPGLGFESAVFATPVTLTDTTEGQGEAIEYEANGASYFTMSESPSPFRLKRVPLR; this comes from the coding sequence ATGACCCCATTCCGAAGTCTATGGATTGCGGCCGCCCTACTGATGGCCGCCTGTGGAACGCCTGAGCTCACGCAGCCCGACGACGTACAGGATGCGACGACGGCCCAGGGCCTCTCCACGCTCTCCGTGCGAGGAACCACCAGCGCGAGCGGCCTGGCCATCACCGCCCTCTCCATCCCCACCCCCGTCGGTACGGCCGCCGGAGATGTGCTGGTGATGCAGCTGAGCAATCGCGAGGCCGTCGCCGCCGTCGCCACCCCACCCGCTGGCTGGACGCTGCTGCGCTCCGAGCAGAGCGCCTCGGCCATCAAGTCCTGGCTCTTCCTCCGCGTGGCCAACGCGGCCGAGCCGAGCAGTCACACCTTCACCCTCGACCTCGCCAGCTCCATGGCGGCCACCCTGGTCGCGGTGTCGGGCGCGGATCCGCTCCAGCCGATCGACGTGCACGTGGGCCAGAAGAATGGCAACAGCGCGAGCCTCGCGCTGCCCGTCGCCACCACGTCGTCCGCGAACGGCCTCGCAGTGTGGTTCTCGGCCCAGGTCTGGGGAGGCGCCGCGTGCCCCGCGGTCCACACCCCTCCGGCGGGCTTCACCGAGCAGCTCGACACCTGCCTCGTCTCGTCGTCGCGCGGCGTGCTGCACAGCGCCGCCACCTCGGAGCTCGGGGCCGCAGGTGCCCAGCCCGCCTTCACCGGCAGCTCCACGCTCCCCAACACCAACATCACGCACGCGGTGGTGCTGCGTTCCCTCCAGCCGCCGGCCACCGAGGAGATCACCCTCGTCGGCACCACGCACGCGAGCGGCAAGACGGTCACCAGCCTGACCCTCTCGACCCCTACGGGCGTCGCCGCCGGTAACGTGCTGCTGGCGCACCTTGCGAACCGGAACCAGATCGGCGCCGAGATCACCCCGCCTGCAGGTTGGACGCTGGTGCGCACCGACATGAGCACCTGGAGCATCCGCGGCTGGGTCTTCGTCCGCGTCGCCACCGCCAGCGAGCCCGCGAGCCACACTTTCCAGAGTTCCATCGCGAGCTACCTCGTCGGCAACCTCGTGGCGTATGCCGGCGTCGATCCGGCCAACCCGATCGACACGCACGCCGGCAAGAGCAACAGCGGCTCGACGGCCTTCACTACGCCGCAGCTGAGCACCTCGACCGCGGGCGGGGCTGCCGTCTGGTTCGGCGCGCAGGCGTGGACCGGCGCCGCGTGTCCGACCCCGGCGATCGAGCCCCCCGTGGGCTTCGCCGAGACCTACGACACCTGCTTGGTGTCCTCGTCCCAGGGCCTCGTCTTCAACGCCGCCTTCAGGCCCCTCGCCGGTGCCGGCCTCCAGGGACCGTTCAACGGGAGCTCGACGTTCGCCGAGACCAACGTCGCGCAGGTCGTCGCCCTTCGCCGCGCCGAGGTCGCGCCGTCCTCGGGGGTCGCGTTGCGTGGGAGCTCGCACCACAGCGGCCTGTCGATCGCTTCGCTGTCGATCCCCAAGCCGTCGGGGACCGAGGCCAACGACGCGCTCATCGCGCGGGTGACCGTGCGCAACAACATCTCCGCGACCGTCACGCCGCCCGCCGGCTGGACGTTCCTGCGCTCGGAGCAGAGCGCCTGGGCCATCCGCACCTGGATCTTCTACCGCGTCGCGGGCGCCTCCGAGCCTGCGAGCTACGCGTTCGAACTGGACGCGACCACCCACATGGCGGGGAGCGTGGAGGCCTTCAGCGGCGTCGATCCGGTCCAGCCAATCGACGTGCACGCAGGCCAGAAGAACGGCGACTCCGCGTCGTTCACCGTGCCCGACGTGGTGACCGGCAGCGCGGGTGGCCTCGCCGTCTGGTACGGCTCACAGGTCTGGCCGGACGCCACCTGCCCTGCCACCGGCATCGAGCCGCCGCTCGGCTTCACCGAGGCCTTCGACGCGTGCCTGGGTCACACCAACGGACTGCTCTTCAATGCGGCCTACCGGTCGCTCACCGCGCCGGGCCTCCAGGCGGGCCTCTCCGGCAGCTCCGCGTTCGTGCAGACCAACACCGCGCACGTGATCGTCCTGCGCGCCGCCAACGCCCCCACCTGCATGGTCGGCGACACGTACGCGAGCACCTTCACGCTCCAGGGCACCGTGACCGCGCCGGAAATCGTGGAGCCCTCGGGCCTGGCCGCGAGCCGCGTGGTCGGCAACGCGCTCTACGTGCACAACGAGGACACCACCGCGATCGTCGCGATCGACACGCTCAACGCGAGCACGATCGGCACGTTCAACGTGACCAACGTGACGCCGGCCGACTGGGAGGACCTCGCAACCGGGCCCTGCCCGAGCGGCTCGTGCATCTTCATCGGTGACATCGGGAAGTGGAGCGCCAACTTCCCTCCGGGTGGCAGCCCCACGTCGTTCACGATCTACCGCGTGCCCGAGCCGGATCTCGCCAACGGTCAGACCTCGGGGGGGCTCGTCGCCGAGGCCTTCCCGTTCGTCTATCCGGACGGCGCGAAGGACGCGGAGTCGCTGATGGTGCACCCCACCACCGGGGACATCTACGTCGTCACCAAGAACGGGGGCACGGGGCAAAGCGGCGTGTATAAGTTCCCCCAGCCGCTGACGCCGGGCGTGCAGGCCACGCTGATCCACGTCCACACGATCCAGCTGCCGCTGAACGGCGACGCCAACTTCTCGGCCGCGACCGCGGCGGCGATCCACCCATGCGCAGATCGCTTCCTCCTTCGCACCTACCGCACTGTCTACGAGTTCCGTGCGACGCCGGGACTTGGCTTCGAGTCGGCCGTCTTCGCGACGCCCGTCACGCTGACCGACACCACCGAGGGCCAGGGTGAGGCGATCGAGTACGAGGCCAACGGCGCGAGCTACTTCACGATGAGCGAGAGCCCCTCGCCCTTCAGGCTCAAGCGCGTGCCCCTGCGGTAG
- a CDS encoding class I SAM-dependent methyltransferase: MQASYDQSRQPARFIAALGIAPGQRIADVGAGLGYFTQRLSEAVGPAGQVVATDINDEALKRLRARMSERKNVVLRKVEPDEPGLEPGAYDLILLSEVDHFLSDRVAYLTRLRLALAPNGRIAVTHLRAMRPPLVAAAQQAGYSIVSEYDGLPDHYLLFLQPASSR; the protein is encoded by the coding sequence GTGCAGGCCTCGTATGACCAGTCCCGTCAGCCTGCCAGGTTCATCGCCGCGCTGGGAATTGCGCCGGGACAGCGGATTGCCGATGTCGGAGCGGGCCTGGGCTACTTCACGCAGCGACTCTCGGAGGCCGTCGGTCCGGCGGGACAGGTGGTCGCGACCGACATCAACGACGAGGCCCTCAAGCGGCTTCGCGCGCGGATGTCCGAGCGGAAGAACGTCGTGTTGCGCAAGGTGGAACCGGACGAGCCAGGCCTCGAACCCGGCGCGTACGACCTCATCCTTCTCTCCGAGGTGGACCACTTCCTCTCGGACCGTGTGGCCTACCTGACCAGGCTGCGTCTCGCCCTCGCCCCGAATGGCCGTATCGCGGTGACGCACCTTCGGGCGATGCGCCCGCCGCTCGTCGCCGCCGCCCAGCAGGCGGGCTACTCCATCGTGTCTGAGTACGACGGCCTTCCGGACCACTACCTGCTGTTCCTGCAGCCCGCGTCCAGTCGATGA
- a CDS encoding neutral/alkaline non-lysosomal ceramidase N-terminal domain-containing protein yields the protein MRRILERHGGALALAPRVGQRPLLRVRGRGRQLRPAATEATTPLAVRALVLQSGDVRVAIVSTELLTPPSSMRLSLAALLQELKVTELFVTATHTHSSMGSYEPSSLFQLGGVGRFRPAAREAIIAATSSALRRAVDTLTPVSVELGEGIVPDLIVSRGRAEPHVDARLTRLVFRHEQRKVAELSIFSAHPTLAPHKSRTLSGDYPGRYSRTLEEEGGVVLFLQGMVGNARATLPSQESDSPSRDALFATLLTHAARGIHPAPVPAEGLAYTRVQVKLPRPDASRLVPVGLHGVTENALCHLGPRQAEASRLSLGSVSLLFVPAEVTLPAGRLLEAAGGATRVISLTGDYIGYLDSPEHVRNRSGESQLQYFGPELLETFVRAAALTASSLESP from the coding sequence CTGCGTCGCATCCTGGAGCGTCACGGCGGGGCCCTCGCTCTGGCTCCACGCGTAGGTCAGCGTCCCCTGCTCCGGGTCCGTGGCCGTGGCCGTCAGCTGCGCCCCGCGGCCACGGAAGCAACCACTCCACTGGCCGTCAGGGCCCTGGTGCTCCAGTCTGGCGACGTCCGCGTGGCCATCGTCTCGACGGAGCTGTTGACCCCCCCTTCCTCGATGCGACTCTCCCTGGCGGCCCTCCTCCAGGAGTTGAAGGTCACCGAGCTGTTCGTGACGGCCACGCACACCCATTCCTCCATGGGGAGCTACGAACCGTCCTCCCTCTTCCAGCTCGGCGGAGTCGGGCGGTTCCGCCCAGCCGCGAGAGAAGCCATCATCGCGGCGACAAGCAGCGCCTTGCGGCGGGCGGTGGACACACTCACCCCGGTCTCCGTCGAGCTGGGTGAGGGCATCGTCCCCGACCTCATCGTCTCTCGCGGTCGCGCCGAACCCCATGTCGATGCCCGGTTGACACGTCTGGTCTTCCGACACGAGCAGCGGAAGGTCGCGGAGCTCTCCATCTTCTCGGCGCATCCGACGCTCGCCCCCCACAAGTCCCGGACCCTCTCGGGAGACTATCCGGGGCGGTACAGCCGCACGCTGGAGGAGGAAGGTGGAGTGGTTCTCTTCCTCCAGGGCATGGTCGGGAATGCTCGGGCAACCCTCCCCTCACAGGAGAGCGACTCCCCCTCCCGGGATGCGCTCTTCGCAACGCTCCTGACGCACGCGGCTCGCGGCATCCATCCCGCTCCCGTCCCGGCGGAGGGACTGGCCTACACGCGGGTCCAGGTGAAGCTCCCGCGCCCCGATGCAAGCCGACTCGTGCCCGTCGGCCTGCACGGCGTCACCGAGAACGCCCTGTGCCACCTGGGCCCTCGCCAGGCCGAGGCCTCTCGACTGAGCCTGGGGTCCGTGAGCTTGCTGTTCGTGCCAGCCGAAGTGACGCTTCCAGCGGGCCGCCTGCTCGAGGCAGCGGGCGGCGCAACCCGCGTCATCTCGCTCACGGGTGACTACATCGGCTATCTGGATTCGCCCGAGCACGTCCGGAATCGGAGCGGTGAGAGTCAGCTCCAGTACTTTGGCCCCGAGCTCCTCGAGACCTTCGTCCGGGCCGCCGCGTTGACGGCCTCCAGCCTCGAGAGCCCCTGA
- a CDS encoding PKD domain-containing protein — MTATATDPEQGTLTYAWSQSEGPAVTLQDATQARVQFTAPEVSAATEFVFVVKVSSESGLSARTGSR; from the coding sequence CTGACGGCCACGGCCACGGACCCGGAGCAGGGGACGCTGACCTACGCGTGGAGCCAGAGCGAGGGCCCCGCCGTGACGCTCCAGGATGCGACGCAGGCGCGTGTCCAGTTCACCGCGCCTGAGGTCTCGGCCGCCACGGAGTTCGTCTTCGTGGTGAAGGTCTCCTCGGAGAGTGGCCTGTCCGCCAGGACCGGGTCACGGTGA
- a CDS encoding MYXO-CTERM sorting domain-containing protein yields MSPAPKESSGCSSTGTTAALPLAMALLSLLAWRRRED; encoded by the coding sequence GTGAGCCCGGCGCCGAAGGAGTCCAGCGGTTGCTCGTCCACCGGGACGACTGCCGCGCTCCCGCTGGCGATGGCGTTGCTCTCGCTCCTCGCGTGGAGGCGGCGCGAGGACTGA
- a CDS encoding WD40 repeat domain-containing protein, whose product MGGSNGAVHLLEGLTLNVRALFHLRMATARHEPLGAERKNQIGIVWNRPSNTLRALAWHPEGEHLLCGSWDFVARMFHSRTGRVVRQWQGHAHWVDFVAVEPSRGLLCTGSFDGTVRVWSLDSTECLAVHDVGHADLGGLLVHDRTLYVTCQRELLSMPLDQHSAFPLAVEEEWFSVRILKWLVGGVLVVALLSGLLRREEAAAFQQPVLVVAFMMSDLSVAIVPSWWREGPSLGGLCLIPGACLASRRPD is encoded by the coding sequence GTGGGCGGAAGCAACGGCGCCGTGCACCTGCTCGAAGGCCTCACGCTCAACGTCCGCGCCCTCTTCCACCTGCGCATGGCCACCGCGCGCCATGAGCCCCTCGGCGCCGAGCGCAAGAATCAGATCGGCATCGTGTGGAACCGCCCGTCGAACACCCTCCGGGCGCTGGCCTGGCACCCCGAGGGAGAGCACCTCCTCTGCGGGTCCTGGGACTTCGTGGCCCGCATGTTCCACAGCCGCACCGGCCGCGTCGTGCGGCAATGGCAGGGCCATGCGCACTGGGTGGACTTCGTCGCGGTGGAGCCCTCGCGCGGGCTGCTGTGCACCGGGAGCTTCGATGGCACCGTGCGCGTCTGGTCGCTCGACTCCACCGAGTGCCTCGCCGTGCACGACGTCGGCCACGCCGACCTGGGCGGCCTGCTAGTGCACGACCGGACGCTCTACGTGACGTGTCAGCGGGAGCTGTTGTCGATGCCTCTGGACCAGCACAGCGCCTTCCCATTGGCGGTCGAAGAGGAGTGGTTCTCGGTGCGCATCCTGAAATGGCTCGTTGGTGGCGTGCTGGTCGTGGCCTTGTTGTCGGGCCTGTTGCGGCGAGAGGAAGCTGCGGCGTTCCAGCAGCCAGTGCTCGTTGTGGCCTTCATGATGTCAGACCTGTCGGTGGCAATCGTACCATCGTGGTGGAGAGAGGGCCCATCACTCGGTGGGCTCTGCCTCATTCCAGGAGCCTGCCTCGCGAGTCGCCGGCCAGACTGA